The Providencia sp. PROV188 genome includes a region encoding these proteins:
- a CDS encoding VF530 family DNA-binding protein, producing the protein MTEHKSKDPLHGVTLEMQVTELVNHYGWAKLGNIIKINCFNKDPSIKSSLKFLRRTPWARAEVEALYLDMLEDDSMDDANSSSDDPWGNHRI; encoded by the coding sequence ATGACTGAACATAAATCTAAAGACCCATTACATGGGGTTACACTTGAAATGCAGGTAACAGAATTAGTTAACCATTATGGCTGGGCAAAATTAGGCAACATTATTAAAATCAACTGCTTCAACAAAGATCCCAGTATAAAATCAAGCTTAAAATTCCTACGAAGAACGCCATGGGCGCGGGCTGAAGTTGAAGCGCTCTATCTTGATATGCTAGAAGACGATTCAATGGATGATGCCAACTCATCTTCTGATGATCCGTGGGGAAATCACCGTATTTAA
- a CDS encoding helix-turn-helix domain-containing protein, translating into MTLYDNQISNTDIGAKVRKRRLLLGWSASILGKKTGLSQQQISRYERGTQNFTIHRLCIFANVLQCDLNYFLERRNSSVTVPINL; encoded by the coding sequence ATGACTCTCTATGACAATCAAATCTCCAATACAGATATTGGTGCAAAAGTCCGTAAACGCCGACTATTATTGGGCTGGAGTGCCAGTATTCTTGGTAAAAAAACGGGCTTAAGCCAACAGCAGATCTCTCGCTATGAACGTGGAACTCAAAATTTTACAATCCACCGATTATGTATTTTTGCCAATGTGCTTCAATGTGATTTAAATTACTTTTTAGAACGTAGAAATTCTTCGGTAACAGTACCGATTAATCTGTAA
- a CDS encoding O-antigen ligase domain-containing protein: protein MIMLSRAVFISIFIIWNLASIIYIDNLGSLRQSLPQNIISWLAIALIISIIAFTVFYRKNRIFITIPAMCFCLALAILSINLFYLKESNNVIFWYWSGISAGVILYIVGLQIREKWLIQSFCIYCFIAINVIQCLFTIYQYFFETSIFYFATDMRSYGLTQQITILSVNMAMSCMFSLMTLVLSQFKLASLIQEKCRITLLSFCIFLFTVTLIVLQSITTTLSFAVCAFIFICLFYQKNKVRVSVSYFIIAVAVFIGVYLIQLCPKYIDSEIINRFHLKQMLRFSISLFIYPPAEVWEQPLIINASMEKNQLPFLSSENYIVPHIYNEILRWIMTGGFINLIFMSLIITGGIYVIYQSIIKYKKNGNGYSISLVLALTPVVINSNLEHPFLQSVLHWGMIILFLSFSDASFPLREQSSFYINKHLSLLFSFSTFIIGLIVFIIGLNLFNGQSFFHTNIFSFA from the coding sequence ATGATTATGCTTTCTCGTGCTGTATTTATTAGTATTTTTATTATTTGGAATCTCGCCAGCATAATTTACATTGATAATTTAGGTAGCTTAAGGCAATCGCTGCCACAAAATATTATTAGCTGGTTAGCGATTGCATTAATTATTTCCATCATTGCATTTACCGTATTTTATAGAAAAAATCGGATTTTCATTACGATTCCTGCAATGTGTTTTTGTTTAGCGCTAGCCATATTAAGCATCAATCTTTTTTATCTAAAAGAAAGTAATAATGTTATATTTTGGTATTGGTCTGGTATTAGCGCAGGAGTCATACTGTATATTGTTGGACTGCAAATACGAGAGAAGTGGCTAATTCAATCTTTCTGTATTTATTGTTTTATCGCTATTAATGTTATTCAGTGTTTATTTACTATTTATCAGTACTTTTTTGAAACCAGTATTTTTTATTTTGCAACAGATATGCGGTCATATGGTTTGACACAACAAATTACCATTTTATCGGTTAACATGGCGATGAGCTGTATGTTTTCGTTGATGACCCTTGTGTTATCGCAATTTAAACTCGCATCACTCATCCAAGAAAAATGCCGCATAACACTATTAAGTTTCTGTATTTTCTTGTTTACGGTGACGCTGATTGTTCTGCAATCCATCACCACAACATTGAGTTTTGCAGTTTGCGCATTTATCTTTATCTGTTTGTTTTATCAAAAGAATAAAGTAAGGGTCAGTGTCAGCTATTTCATTATTGCCGTCGCTGTATTTATTGGAGTTTACCTTATTCAGCTATGCCCAAAGTATATCGACAGTGAGATAATCAACCGCTTTCACCTTAAGCAGATGTTACGGTTTTCCATTTCACTGTTTATCTACCCACCAGCTGAAGTTTGGGAACAACCTTTAATTATTAATGCGAGCATGGAGAAAAATCAGCTCCCATTTTTAAGTTCTGAAAATTATATTGTTCCTCATATTTATAATGAGATATTGCGTTGGATTATGACTGGTGGGTTTATCAACCTTATTTTTATGTCATTAATAATAACGGGGGGTATATATGTTATTTATCAGTCAATTATTAAATATAAAAAAAACGGGAACGGTTATTCAATATCCTTGGTATTAGCATTAACACCTGTGGTTATTAATAGCAATTTAGAACACCCATTTTTACAATCAGTATTACATTGGGGAATGATTATATTGTTTTTATCATTTTCAGATGCTTCATTCCCACTGAGAGAACAATCCAGTTTCTATATTAATAAACATCTTTCTTTATTGTTTAGTTTTAGCACTTTTATTATTGGCCTCATCGTTTTTATTATTGGATTAAATTTATTTAATGGTCAATCTTTCTTTCACACCAATATTTTTTCATTTGCATAA
- a CDS encoding adhesin, whose amino-acid sequence MKKTSKTSLISLMTMLMSLFLYSQVSHGLTRYSSSGGGYRINLVSNNSVIASTPTIGSNGEKYYSVAPPNKEGIVINESSSQPYGTVYCTVNFLAGNYQNGLAWNYAFHRVFAYMPEAGFSIKGLTAYKINANTYFTLYSDNGITQGWKNISGRGCSSEEMGPLDAGFFTVQFPFEVRIYVKDIPIDGKVVIPPAMIAGYTRMFQYPGTPDVFVPADKASVKLDLTQSVINYPSNCKSNIDNLNINHNTLDAIEFDSKQTRTATYQCDRSQGVRVKFALDYVMDNDPQKRVPLKSGNNTIYSELSLYDAENNLRGKTIETTIDKVKNIEIESHLYGLDAEPGKYTGNAWLIATYL is encoded by the coding sequence ATGAAAAAAACATCTAAAACTTCGCTAATTTCATTAATGACCATGCTGATGTCACTGTTTCTCTATAGCCAAGTGTCTCATGGGTTAACTCGCTACTCGTCCAGTGGTGGAGGTTATAGAATAAATCTTGTCTCCAATAACTCGGTCATCGCGAGCACTCCGACAATTGGAAGCAATGGCGAGAAATACTACTCCGTCGCTCCGCCAAATAAAGAGGGTATTGTGATTAATGAAAGTTCATCACAGCCCTACGGTACTGTCTATTGCACTGTGAATTTTTTAGCGGGTAACTACCAAAACGGACTGGCATGGAACTATGCCTTTCATCGTGTTTTTGCTTATATGCCAGAGGCTGGCTTTAGCATTAAGGGGCTAACCGCTTATAAAATTAATGCGAATACTTATTTCACACTGTATTCAGACAATGGAATTACTCAGGGTTGGAAAAACATTTCTGGACGTGGGTGTTCTTCCGAAGAAATGGGGCCATTAGACGCAGGATTCTTCACCGTTCAATTCCCATTTGAAGTACGTATTTATGTGAAAGATATTCCCATTGATGGCAAAGTTGTTATTCCACCAGCAATGATTGCAGGCTATACCCGAATGTTCCAATATCCGGGTACACCTGATGTATTCGTTCCAGCGGATAAAGCGAGTGTAAAACTGGATTTAACTCAGTCGGTGATTAACTACCCATCAAACTGTAAATCCAATATTGATAACTTAAATATCAATCACAATACACTGGATGCCATTGAATTTGATAGTAAACAAACCCGTACTGCAACCTATCAATGTGATAGAAGTCAGGGGGTTAGAGTGAAATTCGCCTTAGATTACGTTATGGATAACGATCCACAAAAGCGTGTGCCGCTGAAATCAGGTAATAACACGATTTACTCTGAGTTATCACTGTACGATGCAGAGAATAACCTACGCGGTAAAACTATCGAAACCACCATTGATAAAGTGAAAAATATTGAAATCGAAAGCCACCTTTATGGATTAGATGCTGAGCCAGGAAAATACACTGGTAATGCGTGGTTAATTGCAACTTATTTATAA
- a CDS encoding fimbrial protein has protein sequence MKISGFLGAICLLMSSFSLADILITLETTLVRPSCVITNENGDKELYVNFQNVALDRITEEKQNFGILIKQCDLRKNLRIYLSPKEGSTLTINNETVLSTTIQGLGIRFSQANRNTAINLLKWEPIFPSVSGDTATLTLQSQLVTNQVPETLEVGPFSAALSVMIDYL, from the coding sequence ATGAAAATATCCGGTTTTTTAGGGGCGATTTGCCTGCTAATGAGCAGCTTTTCACTGGCTGATATTTTAATTACGTTGGAAACCACATTAGTGCGTCCATCCTGTGTGATCACCAATGAAAATGGTGATAAAGAGCTGTATGTGAATTTTCAAAATGTCGCATTAGATCGCATAACAGAAGAAAAGCAAAACTTTGGGATCCTAATTAAACAGTGCGATCTGCGTAAAAATTTACGAATTTATTTATCCCCTAAAGAGGGTTCGACCCTCACGATTAATAACGAAACGGTATTAAGCACCACGATCCAAGGATTAGGGATCCGCTTTTCCCAAGCCAATAGAAATACCGCTATCAATCTACTGAAATGGGAGCCCATCTTCCCGTCAGTGAGTGGTGACACCGCCACATTGACCTTACAGTCACAATTAGTTACGAATCAAGTGCCTGAAACACTTGAAGTCGGCCCGTTTAGTGCGGCACTGTCAGTGATGATTGATTATCTCTAA
- a CDS encoding fimbrial protein codes for MTKTFALMVGMSSLLFTSYGSLANSLSVYFEGTLVPIGCRLSDDDTKKTVYLSGLRFSELENLGRSDVQPFQLDIVDCSTAALNKTIKITLNTQDTETHNGVTYLKTTGESNVLLALTDGKNAQPLKFNTPIDISTVTESGKGSINPLQFGVYAQKPFNGRLKTGSFSSLVTFNLDYQ; via the coding sequence ATGACTAAAACATTCGCACTTATGGTTGGCATGAGTAGCTTGTTATTTACCAGCTACGGCAGCTTGGCAAATAGTCTATCCGTCTATTTTGAAGGGACACTGGTGCCTATCGGTTGTCGCTTATCCGACGATGACACGAAGAAAACGGTTTACTTATCAGGTCTGCGCTTTTCTGAACTTGAAAATCTGGGGCGTTCTGATGTTCAACCTTTTCAGTTGGATATCGTCGATTGCTCAACCGCGGCATTAAATAAGACCATCAAAATTACGCTAAATACTCAAGATACTGAAACTCACAATGGCGTCACCTATTTGAAAACAACCGGCGAGTCCAATGTGTTACTGGCGTTAACTGATGGCAAGAATGCTCAACCTTTGAAATTTAATACCCCGATTGATATCAGTACCGTCACGGAATCGGGAAAAGGCTCCATTAACCCACTGCAATTTGGGGTATATGCACAAAAGCCCTTTAACGGACGGCTCAAAACAGGGAGTTTCTCATCCTTAGTCACTTTCAATCTGGACTACCAGTAG
- a CDS encoding fimbrial biogenesis chaperone, whose protein sequence is MKSNLFNLLRTSVLLTSIGAMGATYAAVTLDRTRIIFDGDQQSINITIRNDNPELPYLAQSWLEDASEKKLEAGPIIATPPIQRMEPKSTSLVRLSTAPDISKLPQDRESLFYYNLREIPPKSTEAGVLQIALQSRVKLFYRPEAIVADSKKEWAKQVTLTPTANGYQLNNPTSFYLTVIGIGNSQKQSEQSDFDAVMVPPKSTHNLKSAKFATPYLTYINDYGGKPSLAFKCQASQCTVTP, encoded by the coding sequence ATGAAATCAAATCTTTTTAATTTACTTCGCACCAGTGTCTTATTGACCTCTATCGGTGCAATGGGCGCCACTTACGCCGCAGTTACATTGGATCGTACTCGTATTATTTTTGATGGTGATCAGCAGTCTATTAACATCACTATTCGCAATGATAACCCCGAGCTGCCTTACCTAGCACAATCATGGTTAGAAGATGCGTCAGAGAAAAAATTGGAAGCTGGCCCGATTATCGCGACGCCACCGATTCAGCGTATGGAGCCAAAATCCACTAGCTTAGTTCGTTTAAGCACTGCGCCAGATATCAGTAAGTTACCTCAGGATAGAGAGTCTCTGTTTTACTATAACTTGCGTGAGATCCCACCAAAATCAACGGAAGCAGGTGTTCTACAAATCGCCCTACAAAGCCGTGTAAAACTGTTTTATCGCCCAGAAGCAATTGTGGCGGATAGCAAAAAAGAGTGGGCAAAACAGGTAACACTAACCCCAACAGCCAATGGTTATCAGCTAAATAACCCAACAAGTTTTTATCTGACCGTTATCGGCATTGGTAACAGCCAGAAGCAGTCTGAGCAGAGTGATTTTGATGCTGTTATGGTACCACCGAAATCAACCCATAACCTAAAATCAGCGAAATTTGCGACGCCATATCTCACCTATATCAATGATTATGGTGGAAAGCCATCACTGGCGTTTAAGTGCCAAGCATCGCAGTGCACAGTCACACCATAG
- a CDS encoding fimbria/pilus outer membrane usher protein, with translation MAKFNIFHQLIIISCLSSIPTVAFSVEFNTDMLDTKDTQNIDFSQFSQAGFVMPGNYHLTIKVNNERLGNARDITVGAPTSAEDSLFSVVCVPAAITDQLGLKPEAIRLIKYRDNDQCIDLSALEGSTMSVDLSTLTLTILIPQSYLEYTDPSWVPPSRWEDGINGFLLDYTLTGSFTRRDSGTKESYLSANGTTGLNLGAWRLRGDYQANYRKSSGNYNNEYSDAIFSRLYAYRSLANIASVLTLGENYFYSAIFDSWQFTGLSLETDENMLPPKLTGYAPEIIGIAQTNATVIVKSHDRIVLETTVPAGPFQIQTLDSSIRGTLDVTVREENGEEQKFSITTAALPYLTRPGQVRYKFAVGKPRYDGRHLEGDMTASGELSYGLNNIWSIYGGSILSKNYQAFSAGFGRDLFTFGSLSFDITQSHAKLLSNTLTGRSYRLSYSKSFDEARTDITFAGYRFSDETYRSLQQTLDERRTGIETQAHKESYQVNINKYFDAFSLGGNYQYNTYWNSQTEEQFGAYINTAFNIAYLGLKNISLTASATRSKRAGYQDDAITLYVTVPLTMGSSMSFSEGYTRDQNGRRSSTHNVGYSGYNDQRSYNLNVGYQTGQYQDSQTSFSGYLSQNFPTASLSANASYVPNEYHTVGGSINGGITLVKEGIALHQAAYGGTRLVVETPGASNVPLNGGVYKTNRFGLTVLPNVSSYRKTTASINTSKLPNNIEALESVTEATLTRGAIGYRSLNVIQGEKTFARLKLADGTYPPFGASVRNKNNIELGIVGEQGITWIVGVMPNDLLNLYWGNKLQCSTQVTEFKNSAESYPVLICH, from the coding sequence ATGGCTAAATTTAATATTTTTCACCAGTTAATTATTATATCTTGCTTATCCAGTATTCCTACTGTTGCTTTTTCTGTTGAATTTAATACAGATATGCTTGATACCAAAGATACTCAGAATATTGACTTTAGCCAGTTTTCTCAGGCCGGATTTGTTATGCCTGGAAATTATCATCTAACGATTAAAGTCAATAATGAACGTTTGGGTAATGCCCGCGATATTACTGTAGGTGCGCCAACGTCTGCTGAAGATTCATTATTTAGCGTTGTTTGTGTTCCGGCAGCTATTACGGATCAACTCGGCTTAAAACCAGAAGCTATTCGCTTAATTAAATATCGCGATAACGATCAGTGTATCGATTTGTCTGCGCTTGAAGGCAGTACCATGAGCGTGGATTTATCCACGTTAACACTGACGATCTTGATCCCGCAAAGTTATTTGGAATATACCGACCCTAGCTGGGTGCCACCTTCTCGCTGGGAAGACGGTATTAACGGCTTTTTACTCGACTACACCTTGACGGGCTCCTTTACCCGCCGAGATAGCGGAACAAAAGAATCCTATTTATCTGCGAACGGAACTACAGGGTTAAATCTCGGTGCGTGGCGTTTACGTGGGGATTACCAAGCAAACTACCGTAAATCATCGGGTAACTATAACAATGAATATAGCGATGCCATATTCAGCCGTTTATATGCTTATCGCTCATTAGCGAATATCGCCTCGGTTCTAACGTTGGGGGAAAACTATTTCTACTCGGCTATTTTTGATTCCTGGCAGTTCACGGGTCTATCACTAGAGACCGATGAAAACATGCTGCCACCGAAACTAACGGGATACGCCCCTGAGATCATCGGGATAGCTCAGACTAACGCCACGGTCATCGTCAAAAGCCATGACCGAATTGTTTTGGAAACTACGGTTCCCGCTGGTCCATTCCAGATCCAAACATTGGATAGCTCAATCCGTGGAACCTTAGATGTCACGGTGCGTGAAGAAAATGGCGAAGAACAAAAGTTCAGCATTACTACAGCGGCGCTGCCTTATTTAACACGTCCTGGACAAGTTCGCTATAAGTTTGCCGTCGGTAAACCTCGTTACGATGGGCGTCACCTTGAAGGGGATATGACCGCATCGGGCGAGCTTTCTTATGGACTTAATAATATTTGGTCTATTTATGGTGGGTCGATTTTATCCAAAAACTACCAAGCATTTTCAGCTGGTTTTGGGCGTGACTTATTTACCTTCGGGAGCTTGTCATTTGATATAACGCAGTCCCATGCAAAGTTACTCAGCAATACCTTAACAGGACGCAGTTACCGTTTAAGTTACTCAAAATCGTTTGATGAGGCGAGAACCGACATTACCTTCGCAGGCTATCGATTCTCGGATGAAACCTATCGTTCATTGCAACAAACGTTGGACGAACGCCGTACAGGGATTGAAACTCAAGCACACAAAGAGAGCTATCAGGTCAATATTAATAAATATTTTGATGCGTTCTCACTGGGTGGAAACTACCAATACAACACGTATTGGAATAGCCAAACGGAAGAGCAATTTGGGGCCTATATCAACACCGCCTTCAATATTGCCTATTTAGGGTTAAAAAATATCAGCTTAACTGCTTCTGCGACACGCTCCAAAAGAGCGGGATATCAGGATGATGCCATTACGTTGTATGTCACTGTTCCCCTCACAATGGGCAGCAGCATGAGTTTCTCTGAGGGTTATACACGTGACCAAAATGGGCGCCGTTCTTCAACCCATAACGTGGGCTATAGCGGCTACAACGATCAGCGTAGTTATAACCTGAACGTAGGTTACCAAACGGGACAGTATCAAGACTCACAAACCAGTTTCAGTGGTTATTTGAGCCAGAACTTCCCAACGGCATCACTATCGGCCAATGCCAGTTATGTTCCCAACGAGTACCACACCGTTGGTGGGTCAATTAACGGAGGGATCACATTGGTCAAAGAGGGAATTGCGCTGCATCAGGCAGCTTATGGTGGAACGCGCTTAGTCGTTGAAACACCGGGAGCGAGCAACGTGCCATTAAACGGCGGTGTTTATAAAACTAACCGCTTTGGCTTAACCGTGCTCCCTAACGTGAGTAGCTATCGCAAAACAACAGCATCAATTAATACCAGTAAATTACCGAACAATATCGAAGCGTTAGAGAGTGTTACCGAAGCCACATTAACTCGTGGAGCCATCGGTTATCGCAGCCTTAATGTTATTCAAGGGGAAAAAACCTTTGCCCGTTTAAAACTGGCAGACGGTACTTACCCACCTTTTGGCGCCAGTGTGCGTAATAAAAATAACATTGAGCTCGGCATTGTGGGTGAGCAAGGGATCACATGGATTGTCGGCGTGATGCCAAATGACCTGCTTAACCTTTACTGGGGAAATAAATTGCAATGCAGCACGCAAGTCACTGAGTTTAAAAACAGTGCAGAAAGCTACCCTGTATTAATTTGTCATTAG
- a CDS encoding fimbrial protein — protein MRNLSFLWSTLLLAPFISNAEYTVDGGIRGETVMRGYIVAAPCSIETDSQYQYINYDLVSKSDINTEEAKNNNRKTFNIKLNNCISEYDKDNSKGIKIKFFANSDIYNNAIKLSGPTDGVVVYIYDTNNNLVTPNKSYSISNSAIYFDRKTKVSVLKYETEIDTINNEIEPGNYFATIKFNVSYD, from the coding sequence ATGCGAAATTTATCTTTCTTATGGTCAACACTATTATTAGCTCCTTTTATTTCTAATGCAGAATATACAGTTGATGGCGGAATTCGTGGTGAAACTGTTATGCGCGGATATATTGTTGCTGCGCCCTGCTCAATAGAAACAGACAGCCAATATCAATATATTAATTATGACCTTGTTTCTAAAAGTGACATCAATACAGAAGAAGCAAAAAATAATAATAGAAAAACATTTAACATTAAATTAAACAACTGCATTAGTGAATATGACAAAGATAATAGCAAAGGCATAAAAATTAAATTCTTTGCCAATAGTGACATCTACAACAATGCAATCAAACTGTCAGGTCCTACGGATGGTGTCGTTGTCTATATTTATGACACCAATAACAATTTAGTCACTCCGAATAAATCGTATTCTATTTCAAATAGCGCTATTTACTTTGATAGAAAAACAAAAGTCAGTGTTTTGAAATATGAAACAGAAATTGACACCATTAATAATGAGATTGAACCCGGAAATTACTTTGCCACGATTAAATTCAATGTAAGTTACGACTAA
- a CDS encoding fimbrial protein, whose amino-acid sequence MKLNKLSVAVLFAASTLSASVLASGNTGELHFSGQVVNSPCNIESESTKQEVPFGQLSRASLEAGNAAEKDISIKLKECNFDEFSKDTEGKWVAVKDIKITFGGKNYVGTNKEFLGVTGTANNVGIQIKDFKFDEAKSVLNQIRNRQGENVLEFTALAKRVDASTPVTEGEFNSIADFKITYE is encoded by the coding sequence ATGAAATTAAATAAATTATCTGTTGCTGTTTTATTTGCAGCTTCTACTCTGTCTGCATCTGTTTTAGCTAGCGGCAACACGGGTGAATTACATTTTAGCGGTCAAGTTGTTAACTCCCCATGTAATATCGAATCTGAAAGCACCAAACAAGAAGTTCCATTTGGTCAACTGTCACGTGCTTCTTTAGAAGCAGGTAATGCAGCAGAGAAAGATATCTCTATTAAATTAAAAGAATGTAACTTCGACGAATTCAGTAAGGATACTGAAGGTAAATGGGTTGCAGTTAAAGATATCAAAATCACTTTCGGTGGTAAAAACTACGTTGGTACTAATAAAGAGTTCTTAGGCGTGACTGGTACCGCTAATAACGTTGGTATTCAAATTAAAGATTTTAAATTTGATGAAGCTAAATCTGTACTGAACCAAATTCGTAACAGACAAGGTGAAAACGTTCTGGAATTTACTGCATTAGCAAAACGTGTTGATGCTTCTACTCCAGTAACTGAAGGTGAATTCAACTCTATCGCTGACTTCAAAATCACTTACGAATAA
- a CDS encoding FidL-like protein translates to MSNKKSIRAFWLLIISTILVFISSYVYYKNNTAIVPSCRATLKIDISDSRSDLKGYYLLSIIPNEHDPEHHTFVMNGTISNDGKSYVIARKFYMKYVYQGGHFFSQVERVVIDPNDQAQNKIKIRGIPQEGQIYFVNIKRLSEKNYIFEENFSPLFICTI, encoded by the coding sequence ATGTCAAATAAGAAATCTATCAGGGCTTTTTGGCTACTGATTATTTCAACCATCTTAGTCTTCATTAGTAGCTATGTTTATTATAAAAACAACACGGCCATTGTTCCGAGTTGCAGAGCAACACTGAAAATTGATATTTCAGATAGCCGTTCAGACTTAAAAGGCTATTACCTACTTAGTATTATTCCAAATGAGCATGACCCTGAGCATCATACCTTTGTGATGAATGGAACCATTAGCAACGATGGTAAAAGTTATGTTATCGCTCGCAAATTTTATATGAAATATGTCTACCAAGGCGGGCATTTTTTCTCACAAGTCGAACGAGTTGTTATTGATCCTAATGACCAAGCTCAAAATAAAATAAAAATACGGGGTATTCCGCAAGAAGGGCAAATTTATTTTGTAAACATAAAGCGTTTGAGTGAAAAAAACTATATTTTTGAAGAGAACTTCTCCCCTCTTTTTATTTGCACAATTTAA
- a CDS encoding winged helix-turn-helix domain-containing protein, with amino-acid sequence MKYLINNIIYDSHQGLLYRDNIGDAIKLTTTLNRLLLVLVQNNGEILDRETLLSRVWDEHNQVASDNNLNSSISVLRRHLSSFCEDEIITTIPKVGIKLNAQLQLLSSELNHDVQQKEPQEILLNEPHKAAVIEETPKEKVQTVKKKSYILNNRFIELALVVIIIFCLLYLFKSYFFATRTEYPEVGRIDQCSIRYINSYHKPDTTTISFTDLQNQLTRLNIDCKKPATLFYYNVGIVTNDKNLYDNFLFLSYCPNTPKDSTTVSCENFYVK; translated from the coding sequence ATGAAATATCTTATAAATAATATTATTTATGACAGCCATCAGGGGTTGTTATATCGCGATAATATCGGCGATGCAATTAAACTAACTACCACACTAAACCGCTTATTATTGGTGTTAGTGCAAAATAATGGTGAGATTTTAGATCGTGAAACATTATTAAGCCGAGTGTGGGATGAACATAACCAAGTTGCATCCGATAATAACCTTAACAGTAGCATTTCTGTTTTACGCCGTCATTTGTCCTCATTTTGTGAGGATGAAATAATTACGACTATACCTAAAGTGGGTATCAAGCTTAATGCGCAATTGCAGTTACTATCATCAGAATTAAATCATGATGTCCAGCAAAAAGAACCTCAAGAAATATTACTTAATGAACCACATAAAGCAGCCGTTATAGAAGAAACACCAAAAGAAAAAGTGCAAACAGTAAAGAAAAAAAGTTACATTCTCAATAACCGTTTTATTGAGCTAGCCTTAGTTGTGATTATTATTTTTTGCTTACTTTATCTTTTTAAAAGCTATTTTTTTGCTACGCGAACAGAATATCCTGAGGTGGGTCGCATTGATCAGTGCAGCATACGCTATATTAATAGTTACCATAAACCCGATACGACGACGATTAGTTTTACTGATTTACAAAATCAGTTAACACGGTTAAACATTGATTGCAAAAAACCGGCTACATTATTTTATTACAATGTTGGAATCGTCACGAATGATAAAAACCTCTATGATAACTTTTTATTTTTATCTTATTGTCCTAACACCCCCAAAGATAGTACAACAGTGAGTTGTGAGAATTTTTATGTCAAATAA
- the hpaC gene encoding 4-hydroxyphenylacetate 3-monooxygenase, reductase component — MSLENEHRLRFRDAMASLGAAVNIVTTDGPEGRCGITATAVCSVTDTPPTLMVCVNRNSSMNAVFQKNGRLCVNVLNHDQEDLACHFAGMKGSTMDERFGWDMWDKGILEQPLLRNALANLEGEITQVQDIGTHSVYMVEMKKIVVSDDGHGLVYFKRKFHPVLHKILEHTA; from the coding sequence ATGTCTTTAGAAAATGAACATCGCTTACGTTTCAGAGATGCGATGGCAAGTCTCGGTGCCGCTGTTAACATCGTCACCACGGATGGTCCAGAAGGCCGTTGCGGTATTACTGCCACTGCGGTTTGTTCTGTGACTGATACGCCACCGACTTTGATGGTATGTGTTAACCGCAACAGCTCTATGAATGCGGTTTTTCAAAAGAATGGCCGCCTATGCGTTAACGTTCTCAACCATGATCAAGAAGATTTAGCTTGTCACTTTGCGGGCATGAAAGGCTCGACAATGGATGAGCGCTTTGGATGGGATATGTGGGATAAAGGTATTTTAGAACAACCATTGTTAAGAAATGCCCTTGCTAATCTTGAAGGTGAAATTACCCAAGTACAAGATATTGGCACTCACTCTGTCTATATGGTTGAGATGAAAAAGATTGTTGTTAGCGATGATGGACATGGCTTGGTCTATTTTAAACGTAAATTCCATCCCGTTTTGCATAAAATCTTAGAGCATACAGCCTAA